The DNA window ATGCGGGACAATGGTACAGAATTAATGAAACCAATTATGTAACACAAACTGGCGCCGGAACACATTCCAATATGTTTATTTCTACTTCTAAAAAAGTATATTTATATCAATTCGTAGCAGTTGGAAGCAGTAATGCAACCTGTGGATTTAACTATATCCCACCTTTAAACTGTTTTCTACCCAGAAAAATTGATGAAATCGGTAAGATTAACGAAATGCCTACTATTTCAACAAATACTATAGGTCTTAAATTAAATATTTTAACGGAGACTGGTGCAACTGTTTTAGTAAATGGAGCACCACCCACAGCGGCGCAAGGCCCTTATCCTTTAACCGGAAATACCCAATGGCAAACCTATGCCATTGAGGGAATTGCAGGAAATTTATCCATTACTTCTACCAAAGCCGTAACAGCAGGGGTAAATGGTGGTTTCAATACTGCAGGATACGGAGGATACTTTGCCGGATTCTCATCCATTCCTGTCATTGCTAAAAAAACAGGAGAGTGTATACCAGGTATTGTATTGGAAGTTGATGATGGATATGAAACCTACCAATGGTATCTAAATGGAGTTGCTATTCCTGGTGCTACAACCAATACTTACACACCTACCCAACCAGGAAATTATACTGTAAATGTGGGAATGGGAACATGCCCTACTGTAACAACACCAGTATATAAAGTTTTCAATTGTATTAAGAATACAACAATTAATGTAAATGCTTGTGCTACTAAAGTAATCACACCTGCTTTTTCAAGTTCAACACAAACTCCTGTTCCAAGTACGGTTTCAATTTTAACAGCACCAACTCATGGAACAGCTACCATAAACGCTTCTACAGGTGTTATTACCTACAATCCCACATCTGGTTATTTAGGACCTGATGTCATTGTATATACATTCTGCGGAAATGCACCAGAATTCATTGACTGTGAAACTATTACAGTAAACTTAACAGTTGTTCCTTTTATTGTAAGAGATGCAACATTAGAAGCATGTCAATATGAAGATAAAGCTTATTTTGATCTGACTACAGCCAATGTTATTGATCCTCTGTTAGTTGTTAAAAAGTTTTACCCAACTTTAGCTGATTTAAATGCAAATACCAATGAAATTATTCCGCCTACAAATTATGGCTCGACTGGAGGCGTTGTCTATGTTAAAATAACGAGTAATGAAGGCTGCGTAGGAATTGCAAAAATCACATTGATCGCAAAACCAATTAAAAAATCCCCAATTCTGTTAGATAAATATATTTGTATTGATGCAAAAACAAATCTCGATGCGGGTCCTGGCTATGAATCTTATCAATGGAATACCGGTGCTACAACACCTGCCATTGAGGGAGTAGGAGTCGGTGAATATACCGTTATCCTTGGGAAAGATGGTTGTTTTGTAACTCAAATTGTAAGGGTATTTAAAACTCAGGATCCTGTAATCACTCAGATCGAGATCTCAAATACTACAGCAACGGTCATTGTAAATGGAGGAACTGCTCCTTACAAATATGCAGTAGACGGAACTTCAAATTGGCAGGATTCTAATGTATTTACAAACCTTACAAGAGGACAGCATACTTTCTTTGTTAAAGATGTCAATAACTGCGCACCAATTTCTGTTGAAATTACAGTGCCAAATCTGATCAATGCTATAACTCCTAATGGTGACAATATTAATGACTATATCGATTACAGTGAATTAGCTTATAAAGAGAATCTAAGTTTCGTTATTTATGACCGGTATGGCAATAAAGTATTTACCGGTGATAAATTCAATAATTATAAATGGGATGGTAAACACTTTGATAAAAAAATTCTAACAGGAACCTATTGGTACCATATTAATTGGAATGAACCTAACAAAGAAAAAACTCCAATAAAATATACAGGCTGGATATTAGTTAAAAACAGAAATTAATATTAAATAATTATTAAATAATTAAACCACGATCTTAAAATCGTGGTTTTTTTTATCATAATGCCAATATTATTTTCAAAACATATTAAATAATCCACTATTTTTGTATGTAAAATTAATTCCCCGCACCATGAAAAAAATTATACTTGGCCTAGTATTGATTTTTTTTTCAATTAATACGCTTTTTGCACAAAGAGATACAGATCACTGGATAGCGCCCTATTATGCCACTATTGGAGGTTATACCAATGCCTTATACCTTTCCACAGATTCAGTAACTCCTTTTGATGTACAAATTTATAATAACAATAACATTATTGGCACTGTTGTTATCAGCAAGGGAAATCCACAGGTTTACACTCTTACTGATAATAACATAATCTCCACCAGCACTCCTGCTGATGGTTTTAAAGTCATTAATAAAGGT is part of the Chryseobacterium paludis genome and encodes:
- a CDS encoding T9SS type B sorting domain-containing protein, which codes for MKRFLLSLVLVFFTVNTVFAQRDTEHWIAPFYANSNVGEYTNALYLSTDSVTPFDVQIFSDNALVTTLTISKGDPKVYTITDNDIISASTPADGFKVINKGLYLKGDKPYYCSLRMAQSAHGEIITSKGKAGIGKEFFVATSPNTSTNTLYNFTAGILATEDNTTVTVTWNGIGVTFFGGTPAGNSHTFTLNKGQSFLFAGDGGVNANLTGFIGAKVVADKPISLTNGSCNGNFGIGGSGGSDAVLDQSVPVERLGSTFAIVKTKSTAPSENMEGGIIIAVEDNTDIFLNGSTTAAASINAGQWYRINETNYVTQTGAGTHSNMFISTSKKVYLYQFVAVGSSNATCGFNYIPPLNCFLPRKIDEIGKINEMPTISTNTIGLKLNILTETGATVLVNGAPPTAAQGPYPLTGNTQWQTYAIEGIAGNLSITSTKAVTAGVNGGFNTAGYGGYFAGFSSIPVIAKKTGECIPGIVLEVDDGYETYQWYLNGVAIPGATTNTYTPTQPGNYTVNVGMGTCPTVTTPVYKVFNCIKNTTINVNACATKVITPAFSSSTQTPVPSTVSILTAPTHGTATINASTGVITYNPTSGYLGPDVIVYTFCGNAPEFIDCETITVNLTVVPFIVRDATLEACQYEDKAYFDLTTANVIDPLLVVKKFYPTLADLNANTNEIIPPTNYGSTGGVVYVKITSNEGCVGIAKITLIAKPIKKSPILLDKYICIDAKTNLDAGPGYESYQWNTGATTPAIEGVGVGEYTVILGKDGCFVTQIVRVFKTQDPVITQIEISNTTATVIVNGGTAPYKYAVDGTSNWQDSNVFTNLTRGQHTFFVKDVNNCAPISVEITVPNLINAITPNGDNINDYIDYSELAYKENLSFVIYDRYGNKVFTGDKFNNYKWDGKHFDKKILTGTYWYHINWNEPNKEKTPIKYTGWILVKNRN